TCGTCGCCGACGGTGATATCGAGGGTGAAGTCGAGCGACTGGCTGGAGGTGTTGGCCAGCAGCTTCAGGGTCGAGTCGGAGGTCTTGACCTGGGTCTCGAAGAGGGCCTGGAAGGCGTCGGCGTCGGACAGAATGGCGTTGTTGAGCGCCGTCTCGTCGCTGAGCACCAGCTGGTTGGACTCGTTCATGGTGATGCCCAGGTCGAACAGGCTGGCGATATCCCCCTCGCCTCTTGTCCCGATCAGGGCGCTGAGCGACTGGCTCATGCTGCGCAGGGTGCTGTCGCCGAACAGCACGGCGTCGGCCGAGACGGCGCCGTCGGACTCCACGGCCTGCTGGGTGGTGATGTAGTCGCGCAGGGCGTTGTAGGCGGTGATGAAGTCGGTGACGGCGGTCTTCACCGAAGCGTAGTCGGGGGTGATGGCCAGGGTGATGGTCGCGCCCTCGGTGGCCGCTTCCAGCGACAGGCTGACCCCCGGGATGACGTCCGTCAGCTCGTTGGACGAGCGGCTGATCTCGATGCCGTCGAGGGTGATGATGGCCGGCCGCGCCTGCTGGATCACATCGGCGAAGGCCCCATCGTCGCCGGTCAGGCCGATACCGGCCAGGATATCGTCGCCTTCGGTGCTGGCGCCGACGATGGCGACGTTGGAGTCGGTGGCGGTCAGAACCAGGCGGTAGGCGGAGTCCGAGACCTTGATCAGGGTGGCGTTGACGCCGGTGTCGTCGGAGACCGCCGACAAGGCGTCGGCAAGGTCCTCGAGGGTCATGTCCTCGGTGATGGTGATGGAGGCGGCCTCGCCGCCCTCGACGCCAAGGGTGAAGGTTCCCGACAGGCCCAGCGCCGCGGACGCGTCGGCGGCCGGGGCGGCGACCTTCATGGCCTTGGCCAACTGGGTGACAGTCAGGGCGTATTGGCCGACGCTGGCCTCGCCATCGACGTCGACGGCGAGATAGTCGGTGGCGGTCGAACCGTCCGAGGCGGTCAGGGAAGCGGCCTTCTCGTCGAAGGCGTTGCCTGAGCCGAGCGCGCTGTAGGTGGTCGACTTGAGGCTTTCCAGGGCGTCCGAAACGGCGGTCCCAAGCGCCTGCAGCTTCTGGTAGGCGGCGATCTTCGCCTCGTTGACCTCGACCTGGGCGTCGATGGTGTCAGCGCGCGCGGTCTTCTGGGCGACGGCGGCCTCGACCAGCGAATCGGTGTCGAGCCCGGAGACGGTCGAGGAGACATAGCTCGACGATCCGGTGGTCACGACGGACGCGCTGCTGGTGCTGGAAACGCTCATGATCGGTGGTCCAAAAAGCTGATGGCGCGCAGGCGCCCCTGCTCCCGCGCGCCGACGCCCGCTGCTACTGCAGCAGCTTGAGCAGCTGCTGCTGCACCGAGTTGGCCTGGCTCAGGGCCGAGATGGCGGCCTGGGTCATGGTCGAGGCGTTGGTATAGTTGGTCTGCTCGGAGGCCAGATCGACGTCCATGATCGAGGACTCGGCCTCCTGCAGGCTCTCCAGCGAGCTGTCGACGACGTTGCCCCGGTACTCGAAGCGCGACATCGAGGCGCCGACATTGGCGCGCATTTCCGAAACCGTGGAGATGGCGGTTTCCAGCGCCGTCATGGCGTCGGCGGCGGTGGCGGCCGTCGTCACGTCGGAGCCGTCGATGCCGAGGTCGGTGAGGTTGGCGGCGTCGAGGGTGACGGTGATGGTCTCCGTGGCGGTCGCCCCGACCAGGAAGTCGGCCCCGGCTGCGTAGTCGCTGGCGCCGTCCAGCAGCGTCTTGCCGTTGAAGTTGGTGGTGGTGACGATGCTGTCGATTTCCTCGAGCAGCTGTTGGTACTCGGCGTCGATGTAGGTGCGGTCGGCGTCTTCCAGCGAGCCCGACTGGGCCTGGGCCGTCAGGGCCTTCATGCGTTCGAGGATGTCGGAGACCTGGCTGAGGGCGCCGTCGGCGGTGTTCAGCACCGACTGGCCCTGGGTGATGTTGGTGGCGGCCTGGTTCAGCACCGCCACGTCGGCGGCCATGGTCGTACCGATGGCCAGGCCCGAGGCGTCGTCCGAGGCCGACTGGATGCGCTGACCGCTGGAGATCTTCGACAGGGACTCGGTCTGGGCCGCCGAGTTGGCGTTCAGGTAGCGCAGGGCCGTGTTGGCCGCGATGTTGGTCGAGATGACAGGCATGGAGGGTCCGCTTCTGGCTGTGTGTGACCCCGGCCGGCTGCTCCGCCCGGGGCGAGCCGGTTTTCTCCGGGCTCAATTGCTGGAACGGGACGGGCCGGCGGAATGGGGCGGAGAAAATTCGGGCGGCCGCCGAAATTTTCGCCGCCCCATCGGCGAGCCTCGCTCCGTTGAACCTCTGAAGCGGCCATGCGGGCCGCGCCCCGAGGGCCTCAACGCCGATGACTTCCGTGACCACAGCGGCCGCCGCCAGCCTCGCCGCCTCGACCAGCACGACCAGCACGACCAGCAGTTCATCGACGACGGCCGCGGCCGCCTCGCAGCAGATGGACGATTTCCTGCAGATCCTGATGACCCAGCTGCAGACCCAGAACCCGCTCGATCCGATGGACACGGCCGAGTTCACCAGCCAGCTGGTCAGCTACAGCCAGCTTGAGCAGCAGCTCAACACCAACACCACGCTGGAAAACCTGGCGGCCAAGCTCGGCCAGCTGACCTCGATGTCGTCGCTCTCCTACCTGGGGGCCACGACCGAGATCGACAGCGCCACCGCCCCGGTGCAGGACGGCGAGGTCAGCTGGTCCTACAGCCTGGACGGCGCGGCCGCCTCGACGACGCTGACCGTCACCGACGCCGACGGCGAGGTGGTGTGGAGCGGGACCGGCGACACCGCCTCGGGCAGCCACAGCCTCGATCTGTCGCTCGACGACCTCTCTGGCGTCTCCGAGGGCGAGGCGCTGACCCTGACGGTCACCGCCGTCGATGCCAGCGGGACGAGCGTCGCCTCGACCATCACGGCCTTCGCCACCCCGACCTCGGTGAGCTCCAGCAGCGACGGCTCGACCTACACCGCCGGCGACCTGACCTGGGCCGACGCCGACATCCTGAAAATCCACGACAGCGCCAAGAGCTGAGCAGACCCATGAGCCTTTCAGCAGCCCTCTCCGCCGCCGTCTCCAGCCTCAGCGCCCAGAGCGTCGCCCTGGCGGCCATTTCCGAGAACATCGCCAACAGCTCGACCACCGCCTACAAGGTCAAGGGCACGAGCTTCGAGGCCGTGCTCAGCGGGGTGATGTCGTCCGGTTCCGGCGCCAGCACCTCGGGCGTCAAGGCCCAGACCAGCCAGGCCATGCTGGTCCAGGGGACCATCGCCTCGACCTCGGTCGACACCAACATGGCGATCAGCGGCAGCGGCTACTTCGTGGTTTCCGACGACCCGGCCGCCGGCGCCTCGGCCACGGCCTACAGCCGCAACGGCAGTTTCACCACCGACAGCGACGGCCTGCTGGTCAACAGCGAGGGCTACTACCTGATGGGGTACGCCACCGAGGCGGACGGGACGCTGAGCGGCAGCAAGACGCTGAGCAACCTGACCGCCATCGACGTCAGCGCCATCACCAGCCCGGCCCAGGCCACGTCCACCGCGAGTCTGGCCGCCAACCTGCCCTCCAACGCCGCCATTGGCGACAGCTTCACCTCCAGCACCGAAATCTTCGACAGCCTCGGCAACTCGCACAATCTCGAAGAGACCTGGACCAAGACCGCCGAGAACAGCTGGACCCTCACCCTGTCCGATCCGACCTCGGCCAGCGATTCCACCACCGCGACCGGCACGGTCAGTCCCAGCAGCTTCACCCTGACCTTCAACGAGTCCGGCTCCCTGGCCTCGGTCTCGCCGTCGACGACCGACGATGCCGCGGCTATCGCCTTCACCGTCGACTTCTCGACCGGCGCCGCCGACGCTGCCATCACCATGGACCTGGGCTCCATCGGCGGCGTCGATGGCCTGACCCAGTATTCCGACACCTCCTCGGACATCGATATCGAGGTCAACCAGGCCAGCCAGGACGGCTACGCGGCAGGCTCGCTGACCGGCATCAGCATCGGGGACACGGGCCTGGTCACCGCCACCTTCGAGAACGGCGCCAGCCGGGCCATCTACCAGATACCGCTTGCCACCTTCACCAACGACGACGGCCTGAGCCAGGTCAGCGGCACCATCTACAAGGCCACCACCCAGGCGGGCCTGCTGAAGCTGTCCCTGCCGGGCGACGGCGGCGGCAGCCTGGTGACCAGCGCCCTGGAAGGCTCGACCACCGACACCTCCACCGAATTCAACAAGATGATCATCGCCCAGCAGGCCTATTCGGCAGCCAGCCAGGTGGTCACCACAGCCAACAGCATGTTCGACACGCTGCTGCAGGCGGTGCGCTGATCATGGGCCGGATCCATCGCCTGATCGCCCGCGCCGCCACCGTGCGCGGCGAGGACGCGGCCCCGGTCATCGCCTCGATCGACGAGGCGCGGGCGGTGGCCAACGACATCGCGCGGGCGCTGAATGCGCTGGACGGGCGCGAGCGGTTCCTTCTGCAGACAGGCCTGGCCGATCTGGAGCGGGCGCTGCGCGACGAGGTCGCGGGGCTCGAGAACCGAGCGCGGGAAACCCGGGAGGAAATCTCCCGTGTGACCCGCGGGCTGAACGCCGCCCGCGCCTACGGCCGTCCCACGCACGGACGGCCGAAGGGCTAGGCGATGTCGCTGGCCTCGATCATCACCAGCGCCTCGACGGCGCTGCGCAACACCCAGTACGCCACCTCGGTGGCCGGCCAGAACGTCGCCAACGCCGACGCCGCCGGCTATACCACCAAGACCTACACGGCCACGGCCACGACGGCCGGGGTGTCGCTGGCCACGGGCACGCTGACCCGGGCGGCGAGCGTCTATCTCCTCAAGAGCATCGTTTCGGGTTCGGCGGCGGCCGGCTCGGCCAGCGTCGTCGACAGCTATATGCAGCTCTACGACGCCGCCCTCGGCCAGGTGAACGACGGCGGCGATCTGTCCAGTCTGACCACCGCCTTCCAGACCGCCCTGACCGACCTGGCCTCGTCCCAGACCAGCGCCACGCGCACCGCCGTGGTCTCGGCGGCCGGCGACCTGGCCGATTCGCTCAACGGCCTGTCGGCGGAAATCCAGAGCCTGCGCACCCAGGCCGACCAGGACATCGCGACCGCCGTCGGGGAGGTCAACAGGGCGCTGCAGTCCCTGCAGGGGATCAACGACCAGATCGTCCAGGCCACCGCGGCCGGGGGCGACACCGCCACCCTGTTCGACGCCCGCGACCAGGCGCTGACCACCCTGTCAGGCTTGATGGGCGTCACCTATTTCGTCAGCTCGGACGGTCGCGCCAACGTCTACACCACAAGCGGCGAACAGCTGGTCGGCAGCCAGGCGGCCACCCTCAACTACGCGGCCGCCGGCAAGCTGGGGGCCGAGGCGACCTATCCCGAGACGCTCGGCGGCATCACCCTGAACGGCAGGGACATCACCGCCGGGATCGCCAGCGGCAGCCTGGGCGGACTGATCAGCCTGCGCGACGATAGTCTGGTCGAGGAACAGGACGCCCTAGACGCCTTCGCCGCCGCCCTGATCGCCCAGGTCAACGCCGCCGCCGCCGACGGCTCGGCCTATCCGCCGCCGACCAGCCTGACCGGGGCGACGACTTTGGCCGGCGGCGATGCGATCACCGCCAGCGGCTCGGTGCGGATCTCGTTGCTGGCTTCGGACGGAACGGTCAGCAGCAGCGCCGACCTCGACCTGTCGTCAGTGTCCACCGTCGCCGGTCTGGTGAGCCTGCTGAACGGCGTCAGCGGGGTGAGCGCCAGCCTGGACGACTCCGGCAAGATCGTGATCGCCAGCAGCAACGGGACCAGCGGCATCGCGCTGGGGGCCCTGGACAGCGACGTCGGCGGCCAGAGCCTGGCGGCCTTCCTCGGCCTCAACGCGGTGTTTACCGGCGACGACGCCGGCGCCATCGGCGTCAGCAGCGCGCTCACCAGGAACGCCGGCCTGCTGGTCACAGGCGTCTTGACCGAGACGGGCCTGGCGTCCGGCAATTCCGACGCCGTCACCGCCTTGTCGGCGGCCCTGGACAGCGACATCGGCTTTGCCGAGGCTGGCGGTCTGTCGGCGCGGCGCAGCAGCCTGGCGGACTATGCGACCGACTTCGTCTCCAATGCCGCGGGCCGGGTATCGACGGCGTCGAGCGCGGCGACGCGGACCAGTTCTGTTCTGGAGTACAGCACCTCGGCCCTGACCAACCTGACCGGCGTGAACCTCGACGAACAGACGGCGCTGATGACCCAGCTGCAGAACCAGTACCAGGTTACCGCCCAGCTGATCACCACGGCCCGGTCGATGTTCGACAGCCTGCTGTCGATGATGAACTGATGATCGGCCGCATCGCCACCTTCGCGAACAGTTCGAGCCTGATGGCGTCCGGCCTGTCGCTGCAGGCCAAGTTGGCCGAGGCGCAGGCCCAGCAGGCCAGCAGCCTGAAGGCCAGCACCTATGGAGGCCTTTCGGGCGACGCCGGCAAGGTGCTGTCGCTGACCGGCAGGACCGCCCGGCTGGAGGCCGAAAGCACGGCGGCGACGGCGGCCGTCTCCATCATGGAACAGAGCTACAGCGTGCTGGGCGAGATCACCGACCTGGCCACCACCATCCGCGCCGAGCTGTCCTCGCGGATGAGCGCCACCGCCGACCTCACCGATCTGGCCTCCCTGGCCGACGACTGGCTGACCACCCTGGGCGAACTGCTCAACAGCAAGGCCGGCGACAGCTATCTGTTCAGCGGCCAGGCCGCCGACCGCGCGGCCGTCGACCTGACCACGCTCGACTTCACCGATGAGACCAGCACGGACTATTTCAAGGGTGCGTCGGCGCCGATGAGCTTCACCACGGCTACGGGCCGAAGCATCGCCCTGTCGGTCAGCGCCGATGGCGATGGCTTCCAGAGCATGATCCGGGCGCTGAGCCTGCTGACCACCGCCAGCACATCGACCGAGGTTTCAACCGCCTACGACCTCCTGAGCGACGGTCTCACCGCCGTGGCGGCCGACCAGGAGGCGCTGTCGGCGCGGACCAGCGCCTTGAGCGACTACCAAGCCCGGATGGACACCCAGGCCGGCGTGCTCGAGGCCATGACCACCGAACTGGCCGGCGCGGATCTCGCCGAGGCGACGGTCAAGGTGACCAACTATCAGACGCAGCTGGAGACGCTGTATTCGACCCTGTCGGCGCTCTCGAAGGTCAAGCTGATCGACTACCTCTAGAGACCGCGCTGCAGCTTGCCGAGCAGCGCCGTGCGGTTGAGGTGCGGAGAAAGAATGCCGCCGGACTGCCCACTCCGCCATTGCCCGGCGAAACCTGCTTTGAGTCGCCCGACCTTGCTCAACGCGCCCAGTCGGGCTGACGACGTCATTCGGCTAACGGTTGCAACTTGGGTACATTTTACCTTAGACTGTGACTCCAGCCGGGACCGTCAGGGGCACCATGCGCGGCTACCCGTACGCCTTCTACGTCGCGCTGGATGGCAATGGCGCCAATGGCCTCGAAGGCATGGCCGGGATGTGCCTGTTCCACTACGACCCGGCCACCGGCGGCTTCGCCTGGAAGGTGACCTACTACGACGGCGTCGCGGCGGGTCACGCCTGTTCCGTCAACCCGTCCGGCACGGTGGGCTTTCTGGGTAACGCCGGGCAGCACCTGATGTTCTTCGACGCCGCCACGCTCGACGAGGTGGCGCGGGTATCCACCCTGCGATTCGAAACTCCCGACACCTCGCTGCAGGGCAGCACCCACCTGGCCTGGCTGGACGACCGTCGCTTCATCACGGCCATCGGCCGTCATTTCTGGCGGTTCTCGCTCGACGACCTGGAAAACCCCGAGCAGCTCGAGCCGCACGGCGTCCGCCTGCCCCATGCGATGAAGCTGTCGGCCTCCGGCCGTTACCTCTGCTACGGGGCGATGGACGACCCCAGCCGCGGGCGCCGCGGCGAGGCCCGGCACGTCGGGGTCCGCGACATGGAGACCGGCGAGGTCACCGTCATCAAGCTGCCGACCACCTGCTGGCACATTCTGCCGCACAGGACCGAGGAGGTGTTCTACGCCATCTCCTTCCGCGTCGCGCCGATGGACCGGGTCGATTATCACGAGTGGGGCATGGCCTATCTCAAGGAGTATGTCTTCGAGATCGATCTGGCGACCAAACGGGTTCGGCGTCACTGGGCGACCGGGCGCGAGACCCCGGCGCACATCAACTCGGACATCACCATGTCCAACGATGAGCTGATCTTCTGCAACGGCGGCAGCCAGTCGATCCTGTTCCTGGACCTGGGCGACATGGCCAGGTACCGGATCATCGACGAGCGGCCCGATGTCGCCGCCCTGGCCCAGAGGCCGCGCGAGGTGGCGACCCAGGCCTACGACGTCCTGGCGCGCGGCAATCTGTTCGGCAATTCACAACACATCCTGGGGGCGCTGCGCGTCAGCCGCTTCTCGCTGCTGGACTCGGTCTACGCCTGCCAGCTGTCGGCCGACCAGCGGCTGCTGTTCACCGCCAACCGCGGGCTGAACCACATCAGCATCTACGACTATCCCTCCAACACCCTGCGCCTGCGGGCGCCGATGCCGGACATCCAGGAGTTCGCTCCCGAAGTCTCGCCGCTGTCGGACCCGCGGCTGGGGTTCCATCACGGGGTGCTGGTCGGCTGATCGCCCTGCTCCAGCAGCTCGCCGATAGCCTCGACCGTCTTGCGGAAATTCCTCGGAATGATGGTGCCGATCAGCATCTCGACGGCGGACGAGGCCGGCGCCCGCCAGGCCAGCGGCACGCTCAACAGGGCGCTGGGGTCGATATCGAGCTGGCCCTCGAACTGAGCGCGGGTGCCCCGCCCGCCCATGGCCGGTTCGAAGCGGGTGACGCCTCGACAGTCGATCGCCTCGCCCATGAAATAGGGCTCGATCCGCCAGCGGCAGGCGCTTAGGTCGGCCTCCCATTCGGCATGGTCCAGCCAGCCCAGCTTGTCCCTGGTGACGACATTGCCCAGGGCCGGCGGCAGGGTGGGATTGACTCGCCACTCGTTGACCAGGGCGATGCCGCCGTCGGGGCTCTCGATGCGCCGAACCATGTCGATCCGCTCGACATGCTCCAGCGACGGGGCGACCTTCGACATCAGGTCGCGCACGGCCAGGGCGACATCCCGGGGCGGGTGGCGCAGGCCCACCAGACAGCGGAAGTCCTTCATGCCGCCGCCCCGCATTTCAACGACGCCTCGGCCTCGCTGGCCGCTCGCCGCGCCTCATGCACCTCGCGCGCCAGCCGCATGCTGGCCCGGGTCTCGCGCGAGATGTGGGGCCCGGGCGACAGCCACGCCAGGGCGTCGGCCAGGGCGTCGCGGGCCGGGCGCGGGCTGTAGCCGAGGGCGGCGGCCCGGGCATGGCTGTACCAATAGTAGCGGCCGACCATCCGGGCCTGGGCGCGGGTGGCCAGGGGCGTCGATCCGGTCAGCCGGGCGCGGGCCTCCTCGGCCAGGGCCAGGCCCAGGCAGGCGACGGCGCTGGCCTCGCCGCGCGGCGGCGGCACGCCGGCCAGTTGGGCGACCAAGGCATGGATGCGGCTCCAGGTCAGATTCTCGGAACCCAGCAGGTAGCGTTCGCCCGGCGTCCCGTGGCGCGCCAGGAGCAGGTGGCCGGCGGCGATGTCGCGCACCGAGACGATGTTGCAGCCGCCGCCCCAGGTCAGGCTCAACGGATCGGCCAGGTAGCTGGTGATCACCCCGTTGCTGGGGCCAAGGCTGGCGCCGAACGGACCCACGCTCATGGTCGGGCAGGCGAAGACGATCTCCACGCCCAACCTGCCGGCGAGCAGCAGAGCCTCTCGCTCCTGGCTGATCTTGGCCAGCACATAGGCCGGCTCGTCGGGGTCGTCCTGGCAGGTGAAGGTCTCGTCGCGAACCTCCTGCCGGGTCGAGGCGCCCAGCGTCACCGAGGATGAGGTCATCACCACCCGCCTGACGCCGGCTGTGGCGGCCGCTCGCAGGACATTGGCGCTGCCCTCGATGGCCGTGCGCGCCATGGCCCCGGGCTCATGGCCCCAGTAGCTGAAGGCCACGGCGGTGTGGAAGACGACCTCCTGCCCCGCCATGGCCGGCTCCAGCGAATCCGGATCGAGGACGTCCCCGAAGGCCAGCGTGATCGGCAGGGCGGCGATCGACTCGATATCGGCGGCCGGGCGCACGAAGGCCGTGACCGTCAGGCCCTGGCGCAGCAGCTCGCGCACCAGGTTGGCCCCGATCAGGCCATTGGCGCCGGTGACCAGGGCCCTCATGACCGCGTCCCGGCGTCGATGTCGGCGGCGTGGCGCAGGTCGCGCAACAGGCCCGCGACCCTGGCCGGCACGGCGCCGCGCGCCGCCTGCGCCGAGGTCGCGCCGTCGAAGTGCCGAAAGCCGTCGGCGTCGATGCGCACCGGCTCGGGCCGCCCGCCCGGGGCCGGCGGGAAGGCGTTCTTCAGCATGGCCGCCAGATCGAGGGCGCCGCCCTCCTGAACCTTGCGGGCCAGTTCGGTCAGTCGCTCGACCGGCAGCGGTTCGCCCTCCGCCGCGTCCGACCACGGCCGACCGATGCGCACGTCACGGCCCTCCGCGACGGCCTCGAGGTTGGCGAAGGTGCGCTTGAAGAAGCGGGCGTAGGCCTCGCTGACCAAGGTCCGCTTGAGGTCCGGCGTCAGCTGCGCGTCGATGGCCGACCACAGGGGCGACAGGCGGAAATGCTGCCGGCCCCAGATGGTCACCAGGGTGTCCTCGCCCACGGCCTCGAACGTGACGACGCCGTCGTCGGCCAAGGCCGACTGGTTCTCGCTCTTGACCGTCTTCCAGAACATCCGCTGGCGGCGCGGGCCGTACTCCATTGCCTCGATCTTGGTGACGTCGATGGTCACGCCGCCACCGAGCGCCGTGTAGTTGGGCTGCGGCAGGTAGAGGTTGCGCTCGATCTGGCGCAGCGCCCGGCCCTGCTTGTCGCGGGCGGTGACCAGGGCCTGGCCGCCGATGTAGTCGTTCATAAACTGGATCGTGCGGTGGATCTCGACGGCCTGGCAGAACAGGTCGAACGGCAGGGCGATGCGCCGGGCGCCGTCAAACAGCACCGCGCCGTCGTCGAAACGCCAGCGAATGCCCTCGGCGTCGGCCCGCAGGCCCCGCAGCAGGTCGGCCTGGGGCAGCAGTTCGCCGGCCAGGGCGTCGTACTCGCCGTCGCTGACGGCCTCCGGGTCGATGTTCACCGGCGCCTCGCGGCGCCGCAGGGCGTCCTTGTCGAACAGCACCCCCCAGGCCTCGCCGGCCTTGCCGACCTCGGCCAGCCAGAGATTGACCAGGGTCAGCAGGCCGCCGTCGAGGTTGACCGCGTCCTGGCCGCCGGTGTCGGTCAGGGCGTTGTTCAGCCAGTCGGTGGCCGGGTCGCGGAACGGGAACAGTTCCCGGTCGACCTGCTGCAGCACCGGCCGGATCGAGCGGTCGGCCTCGACGAAGCCGCGCCGGGCGGCGGTGGAGGCCAGCAGGGCCGGATCGACGTTGACCCAGCCCTCATAGGGCTCCAGCGGCCCCAGCATGCGCAGCCCCGGCGCCTGGCGGGCCTGTCGCAGGCTGGGCGCGGCGAGTGTGGAGACGAAGGGGTCGAGGCCCATCTTCAAGGCCCCCAGATAGTCGGCCAGGGCCGGCGTCGAGGCGCCGATGACCGCCCCGGTGCGCAGGGCCCGAGGATCGCGGCCGCCGCCGGAGCCATGGCCGCTGACCACGGCGTCGATGAAGGCGAAGTGCGGCGGGGCCGCCGCGGCCAGGGCGGCGACCACTGCGCCCGGATCGCGGCGGTGGCGGTAGTGGTAGTCCTTGTCGACCTGCGGCAGCACGCTGGCCAGCGTCGCCAGGCAGAGGGCGTAGCCGTCGTCCTCGTCGGTGCGGTTGGCCGAGAACACCAGCCGCAGCCCGGCCTCGCGCCAGCGGCGCGACAGCCCGGCGCCGGCCAGCGGGCTGGTCAGCGGGAAGGCTCCCGGCTCGGCGTCCTCGGCCAGGTCGATGACATCGTAGGGGCGGCCCCTGGGGGTCTCGTAGCGGTAGCCAAGCAGGTCGGCGGCGACGAAAACGTCGCGATTCTCCAGCCAGACGGCGGCGGTCCCGCGGGTCGAGCCGACATCGGCGCTGGTCGCACCCAGGTCGAACAACAGGTCCAGAAGGTGCTCGACAAGGGCCGGATCCGTGGCGGCCGGGGACCCCGCCGCATAGGCGTCCAGGGCCGGGACGACGATGGCCGCGCAGTCTCCGGTCGCCTCGAGGGCGTGGGCGATCAGCGCCGCGGCCGTCGTCCGGAAGCCCGAAAGGGCGATGGCCCGGTCGAGCAGTTCCGCCCCGGAGGCGCGGGGATCCTGCACGACCACGGCGACGGGCGCCCGCATCGACGCATCAGGCGGCATCGAGGACCGTCAAGCGGATCCGCAGGACCATCTCATCGAAGCCGGAGATGGCCACGTTGGCGGTGTAGCTTTCACCGGCCTTGAAGGCCTTGGCCTTCAGCGCCACCGACACCCGCACGGCCTGCTCGACCCCCGCCGGCAGGGTGAAGGAGGCGGGATCGAAACTGGCGGTGGCCGGCGACTCGCCGGCCGAGCCCATGAAACGCGAGGCCAGGAAAGTCAGCTGCGCGTCGCTCTGATGCGGATTGCTCAGGTAGAACTCCGTCGCCGCCACCCCGCCGAGGGGGCCGGAAATCTCGATGTCCTGGATCGGCGAGGCCTGCCGGCCCAGGTTCGCGGGACTGGCGGTTGCGGAACCCGCCCGGCCGGCCACGGCGGAGGCGTAGTCGGTGGCCAGGCTGACGGCGTCGGCCGGATAGCGCACGGCCTCCTCCGCCGCCAGCTTGAGCAGGGCCCCGGCCGCCGCGGCACTGCTGGACCGGCCCGATCCGTAGTCGGCCAGGATGCGGCCATAGCTCTGGACCGCCGCCAGCCGCAGCGTGGCCCAGCGGCGGGCCAGGCTGGCCGTCACCTCGGCGAGCGTCGGCGTTCCCCCCTCCGGCGTCATCTCAGCAGCAACCGCAGCTGCAGTTCACGCGGTGCGCCCCGCAGTCGCGCGGCAGGATGGCGAGGGCCAGACGCACCGAACGGATGTCGCAGCCCTGGATGCGCAGGTCGGCGTAGGACACCAGGCAGCGGTCCAGCTCCATCTCCCGCTCAATCGGCTGGTGCTGGGCGGGGCCGGCCGCAACGTCCGAATGAAGCTGTCTGACCTCGACGGCGAGGGAGACATGGGCCGCGCCGCAGGGCTCGAGCTTGAATTCGCGGTCCGAAAGGACATCGCCGGAAATCTCCAGCCCGGGATGGACGCGGGTCCAGCTCGACAGATCGAGCTGGATGTCGCGCGCCCGCCGACGGGGGTTTTCGATGATCAGCGACAGGATGCGGCGCTCGCCGGGGCGGACCTCGACGACCATGTCGGCGTCGGACACGCAGCAACGGCAACCGCAGGGATCAGGGCCGCAATGGCCGCAACGGTCCGGGTCCCGATGGTCGGGATTCCAGCGGTCGAGGCTCCAGAAGTCGCGGCCCCAGCGGCCGGGCCGCCAGCGATCAGGGCTCCAGTCGTCGCGATGCTCGCCGTGCTCGGGGCCGGCGCGACCGCCGTCGAAGCGGCGCACGGGCGCGAGGTCGAGGAACTCATCGACGCCGTTGCGCCAGGTCTCATAGGCGTCCGCCCAGGGCTGCAGGGCCTGCCGCGCCAGACTGTCGAGATCGAGCTCACGGGCCGGACGCCGATAGGAGGTTGTCTGGTTCATGCCGCTTTTTCCTGTTTTCGCGGCTTGGCCTTGCCTGGAAGTCCGGGCTTGGCGGCCGTCACGATGACGAGGTGGAGATCGGTCCC
The nucleotide sequence above comes from Caulobacter sp. NIBR1757. Encoded proteins:
- the flgK gene encoding flagellar hook-associated protein FlgK — protein: MSLASIITSASTALRNTQYATSVAGQNVANADAAGYTTKTYTATATTAGVSLATGTLTRAASVYLLKSIVSGSAAAGSASVVDSYMQLYDAALGQVNDGGDLSSLTTAFQTALTDLASSQTSATRTAVVSAAGDLADSLNGLSAEIQSLRTQADQDIATAVGEVNRALQSLQGINDQIVQATAAGGDTATLFDARDQALTTLSGLMGVTYFVSSDGRANVYTTSGEQLVGSQAATLNYAAAGKLGAEATYPETLGGITLNGRDITAGIASGSLGGLISLRDDSLVEEQDALDAFAAALIAQVNAAAADGSAYPPPTSLTGATTLAGGDAITASGSVRISLLASDGTVSSSADLDLSSVSTVAGLVSLLNGVSGVSASLDDSGKIVIASSNGTSGIALGALDSDVGGQSLAAFLGLNAVFTGDDAGAIGVSSALTRNAGLLVTGVLTETGLASGNSDAVTALSAALDSDIGFAEAGGLSARRSSLADYATDFVSNAAGRVSTASSAATRTSSVLEYSTSALTNLTGVNLDEQTALMTQLQNQYQVTAQLITTARSMFDSLLSMMN
- a CDS encoding flagellin, with translation MIGRIATFANSSSLMASGLSLQAKLAEAQAQQASSLKASTYGGLSGDAGKVLSLTGRTARLEAESTAATAAVSIMEQSYSVLGEITDLATTIRAELSSRMSATADLTDLASLADDWLTTLGELLNSKAGDSYLFSGQAADRAAVDLTTLDFTDETSTDYFKGASAPMSFTTATGRSIALSVSADGDGFQSMIRALSLLTTASTSTEVSTAYDLLSDGLTAVAADQEALSARTSALSDYQARMDTQAGVLEAMTTELAGADLAEATVKVTNYQTQLETLYSTLSALSKVKLIDYL
- a CDS encoding NAD-dependent epimerase/dehydratase family protein, giving the protein MRALVTGANGLIGANLVRELLRQGLTVTAFVRPAADIESIAALPITLAFGDVLDPDSLEPAMAGQEVVFHTAVAFSYWGHEPGAMARTAIEGSANVLRAAATAGVRRVVMTSSSVTLGASTRQEVRDETFTCQDDPDEPAYVLAKISQEREALLLAGRLGVEIVFACPTMSVGPFGASLGPSNGVITSYLADPLSLTWGGGCNIVSVRDIAAGHLLLARHGTPGERYLLGSENLTWSRIHALVAQLAGVPPPRGEASAVACLGLALAEEARARLTGSTPLATRAQARMVGRYYWYSHARAAALGYSPRPARDALADALAWLSPGPHISRETRASMRLAREVHEARRAASEAEASLKCGAAA
- a CDS encoding DUF362 domain-containing protein, whose amino-acid sequence is MPPDASMRAPVAVVVQDPRASGAELLDRAIALSGFRTTAAALIAHALEATGDCAAIVVPALDAYAAGSPAATDPALVEHLLDLLFDLGATSADVGSTRGTAAVWLENRDVFVAADLLGYRYETPRGRPYDVIDLAEDAEPGAFPLTSPLAGAGLSRRWREAGLRLVFSANRTDEDDGYALCLATLASVLPQVDKDYHYRHRRDPGAVVAALAAAAPPHFAFIDAVVSGHGSGGGRDPRALRTGAVIGASTPALADYLGALKMGLDPFVSTLAAPSLRQARQAPGLRMLGPLEPYEGWVNVDPALLASTAARRGFVEADRSIRPVLQQVDRELFPFRDPATDWLNNALTDTGGQDAVNLDGGLLTLVNLWLAEVGKAGEAWGVLFDKDALRRREAPVNIDPEAVSDGEYDALAGELLPQADLLRGLRADAEGIRWRFDDGAVLFDGARRIALPFDLFCQAVEIHRTIQFMNDYIGGQALVTARDKQGRALRQIERNLYLPQPNYTALGGGVTIDVTKIEAMEYGPRRQRMFWKTVKSENQSALADDGVVTFEAVGEDTLVTIWGRQHFRLSPLWSAIDAQLTPDLKRTLVSEAYARFFKRTFANLEAVAEGRDVRIGRPWSDAAEGEPLPVERLTELARKVQEGGALDLAAMLKNAFPPAPGGRPEPVRIDADGFRHFDGATSAQAARGAVPARVAGLLRDLRHAADIDAGTRS